The Halobacteria archaeon AArc-dxtr1 region CTCACTGAAAACGACCTCGTGCTCGTGCGACCGGGTGCGAATGTTCCCGCTGATGGCGTCGTCGAGGAGGGCGAGTCGAACGTTAACGAGGCGATGGTCACCGGCGAGTCCCGACCGGTCAAGAAAGAACCGGGCGACGAGGTGATCGGCGGGACAACCAACCGCGACGGTAGCCTCCGGGTGCGCGTGACCGCGACGGGCGAGGAGACGACGCTTTCGGGCATCATGCGGCTGGTCGAGGAGGCCCAGCAGAGTAAATCACGGACGCAGGTACTCGCCGATCGAGCGGCGGGCTGGCTGTTCTACGCCGCGATCGCAGTAGCTGCCGTCACTGCCGTCGCGTGGACCGTCGCTGCCGGGTTCGGATTGACAGTCGTGGAACGGGTCGTCACCGTACTCGTGATCGCCTGTCCACACGCACTGGGACTTGCCGTTCCACTGGTCGTCGCCATCAACACGACGATGGCAGCGCGCAACGGGATGCTCATCCGTGATCGGATCGCCATGGAAGAGGCACGTAACCTCGATACGATCGTCTTCGACAAGACAGGGACCCTCACGAAAGGGGAACAGGGGGTCGTCGATGTGGCCACGGCTGACGACTGGGATGAAGACGAGTTGCTGGCAGTGATGGCTGCCGCCGAAGGCGACTCCGAACACATGATCGCGGAGGCGATCCGTGAGGAGGCCGATGAACGAGGGCTTTCCGTACCAAGTGTGCGAGAGTTCGAGGCGCTCGAAGGCCGCGGGGTCCGTGCGACCGTTGAAGTCGAAGCGGCGGCGACTCCCGGCGTGGACGGGGATAGCGTGCGAGACGGCGAGACGGTCCACGTCGGTGGACCCAACCTGCTACGCTACCTCGATGTTGAACCGGACACCGACCTCAAAGCGTTCGCAGACGAGGCTGGGGAACGCGGCCAGGGAGTCGTCTACCTGCTTCGAAACGGCGAGGCCGTGGGCGCAGTCGCGCTCGCGGACGTGATCCGCGACGAGAGTTTCGAGGCGATCGATGCGCTCCACGAGATGGACGTCGAGGTTGCGATGCTCACCGGCGATACGGAAGACGTCGCCCGCGCCGTCTCCGAGGAACTCGACATCGACACGTACTTCGCCGAAGTCCTTCCGGAAGACAAGGACAAGAAAATCGTCGAACTCCAAGACCAGGGTAAACTGGTAGCGATGGTTGGCGACGGGGTGAACGATGCACCCGCACTGACGCGTTCTGATGTCGGCATTGCGATTGGCTCGGGGACTGACGTTGCCGTGGAATCCGCTGATGTCGTCCTCGTGGAGAACGATCCGCGAGACGTCGCACACCTCGTGCAGTTGAGCCGGAAGAGCTACCGGAAGATGCGGGAGAACCTCGTGTGGGCGGCCGGCTACAACGTGTTCGCGCTGCCGCTCGCTGCTGGCGTGTTGGCTCCGATCGGCATCCTACTTTCACCAGCTATCGGTGCTGTCCTGATGTCGGCGAGTACTGTCATCGTCGCAATCAACGCCCAACTCCTGCGAGGGGCTGATCTCACAGTATGAGTTGGCCTCCGATCAGTAGCTTACTGGCGAAGAAGACCGTTGAGAGACGCTCACGAATTCATTAGCCGGGATGGTGTAGTACTTCCACTATGCAGGCACGTATCACGACGGAATTGGAGTGTACGCCAGAACGAGCGTGGATTGAAGTACTCCGACCCGAGTTGCTGCTGCTCGTCTCGTGGCCGCTGATGACGTTCTATCCGCTCGATCCGGAGTCGTTTCGACCGTGCTTATCGACGAACTTCCGGAGTAAGATATTGATCATAATCATATCTGATCGCACTACGTGTCCTGATGCGTGGGATTCGGGGACTAACTAACATACTTGGACAGCGTATCTCAGAATATGACAACCGATGATTCGCTAGTTCGGACGGTCCTGATCGTCATCGCTGCGATCCTGCTTCTGCCCTTCCTCATGATGGTAGTGATGATGCCGATGATGGGCGTATGGGGATGGGGACACATGTGGGACGGTAGTATGTGGAACGGCACAGGAGCCACGTGGATGTGGCTTCTCATGTCGGTGGTGCCTTTGCTCATAATTCTCGGGGCCGGGTACCTCCTGTACAGTTCGATTCGCCAGTCCAGTACTCAACAAAGTGATACTGCACTCGAAGAGCTGAGAACGGCCTATGCCCGTGGCGATATTTCGGATGAAGAGTTCGAAGAACGCCGCGAGCGACTCCAAAGCAAGGTGTAGTTTCTAGGAAAATTAGTTCAGAAGTCTCATTGATTCTTGAAAGTGGATCCAGTTTCTCAGGATCGAAGTCAGTAAATCATACACGTGTCACCGTCCCGAATTCGGCTGGCTCAGAACCCCGCACATTTTGGATGCTCGCGTCAGGTCGAAGTGTTCTGTAATAGAATAAGTGCCGTTTTTGGCCTCCTGGAGAGGTCTTACGCCAAATCCCCAAACCATGGGCCCTGACGGATTCGAACCATCGACCACTCGGTTATGAGCCGAGCGCTCTAACCAGACTGAGCTAAGGGCCCGTACTACGAACCAAGTCAGGTTCGACAGATAACAGTTACTCTCTCCCCGCCAGACGCGAGTTCGGTCGACTGTCGGTTGCCGGCTCACACACCCACTCGAGACCGACTGCTCACCCCGAACGATGGCTCGTCGCGAGCCCGGCCAGGTGGGGCGCTTCGGGGACGATCAGTTCCTCGCAGGCGGTCCGACAGGCGTTCGTGCTGCCGGGGAGGCAGAAGACCGGGGTGTCGACGGCGATACCGGCTGTCGCCCGGGAGGCCATCGCTCGCGTACCGACCTCGTCCCAGGAGAGCGACCGAAACAGTTCGCCGAAGCCGGGCAGGTCGCGCTCGAACAGCGGACGAACCGCATCCGGCGAGACATCGTCGGCCGTAACTCCGGTGCCACCCGTCGTAAGTACGACGTCGACGTCGTCGCGGGCGACGAAGCCGCGCACCGCCGTCCGGATCGCGGCGTAGTCGTCCCGAACGAGAGCGCGCTCGCGAACGTCGTGGCCCTCGGCTTCGAAGCAGTCCCGGATCGTATCACCGCCGGGGTCGTCAGGGTCGGATTCGTCAGCTCGAGAGCTCGAGACCGTTACGATGGCGACGTACAGGGGATCGATGACGTCGTGGCCGTGCTCGTCCGTCTGGCGTCTGGAGTCGTCTGTCGGCATGCCGTTGTCTCTGGGTTGGCGCTACAAATATGCTCGTGGGAGGATCGCGTTCGCTCCTCGCGAGGGATGCGCGGATAAGTAGCGTCACGGGAACGCATAGTGTTCCCGTTTGCGCGAAAATTTCTTCGAAATTTTCGAACGCCGAAGCCAGGACTCGAACCTGGGACAACCTCGTTAACAGCGAGGTGCTCTACCATCTGAGCTACTTCGGCTCGTCTTCAGGTACTCGCGAGCATTTGATAGGGCTTTCGTTTTGCCGGCTATGAGTTCGACACCCTTTCACGAGGGGGCCGAGTACCCCTATCCGATGACAGCCGACGAGGCCGATCTCGAGACCGTCGTCGCGCGGGTCCACGAGCGGGTCGATCCGGACGGCGACGAGCGCGCGGCGATGGATACCATCGCAGAGACACTACGAGAACGCGCCGAGCGCGCTGCGACAGCGCTGTGTCCGAACGCAGACGTATTACAGGTCGGCTCGACGGCCCGAGGAACCTGGATCAGCGGCGACCGGGATATCGACGTCTTCGTCCGGTTTCCGCCCGAACTCGATCGCGAGACGCTAGCCGAGTATGGGCTCGAAGTCGGGCATGCGACGTTGCCGGAGGGCCACGAGGAGTACGCCGAACATCCCTACGTGTCGGGGACGTACGACGGCTTTGACGTCGACATCGTCCCCTGTTTCCGGCTCGAGCGCGCGACCGAGATCCGATCGGCCGTCGACCGGACGCCATTTCACACCCAGTATCTGCGCGAGCAGCTTACCGCCGAGCTGGCCGCAGACGTTCGCGTCACGAAACAGTTCATGAAGGGAATCGGTGTCTATGGCAGTAACCTCCGCACACGTGGATTCAGCGGCTATCTGACCGAATTACTGGTCTGTGAGTACGGCGGCTTCCGCCCGCTGCTTACCGCGGCTGCCGACTGGCACCCGCCCGTTCGTCTCGATCCGGAAGCCCACGGACAGGCCGAGTTCGACGACCCGCTGGTCGTGATCGATCCGACCGATCCCGAGCGAAACGTCGCCGCAGTCTGTGCACCCGAAAACGTCGCGCGATTTCAGCACTACGCCCGCACGATCCTCGAGAATCCCCGGATCGAGCTGTTCGAGCCGCGATCTCCCGAGCCACTGTCGGCCGACCAAGTCCGAGCCGAAATCGAGCGCCGGGAGACGACACCAGTTGCGATCCGGTTTGACACACCAGATCTCGTCGACGACCAGCTCTACCCACAGCTTCGAAAGTCGCGCCAGGGGATCGTCAGCGGCCTCGACGAGCGGGGGTTCGACGTCGTTCGATCGGCCGCGTTCGCCAACGAGAGTGCGGCCGTCCTCGTCGAACTGGCGGTGACCGACCGCCCTCGGATCGAACACCACGACGGCCCACCAGTCCACGTCCGCGAGCACGCCGAAGGGTTTTACGACGCCTACGCCGACGATACAACCGCCTACGGGCCGTTCATCGACGGAGACCGGTACGTCGTCGAGCGCCCACGAGAGTTCACTACCGCACAGGAGTTCTTAGCGAGCGACCGTCTCCTCGACGTCGGACTCGGGGCCCACGTCGCGACAGCTCTCGAGGAGGGGTACGAGGTACTTGTCGGGTCGGAGACGGTCGAGCTGGCGTCGACGTTCGGCCACGAACTTGCTGTCTACTTCGACCCACGGCCCTGAGGGTTCCAGCCTCTCAGGACGAACGGTCGTGAACATCCTGAACCGCTTCGATCAACTCCAGCGTGCCGTCGCTCACCTCATTGGCCGGCTCGACCGGCTCCCGGCCATCGAACGTCTCGTGGATGGTGGCGACGCTGTCAGCGAGAACCTCGAGACCGTAGCCACCCTCGAGGAGAAATGCGAGGTCAGCACCGGTCGTCTCGGCCAGCGATCGCATCCGGTCTGCGAGCAACGCGTACGCCTCTGTCGTGAGACGAATCCTGGAGATGGGATCGTGTCTGTGGGCGTCGAAGCCGGCGCTCACGAGTATGAGATCGGGGTCGTACGATTCGATCGCGGTCGCGACTGGACCGTCGACGATGGCCACGTAATCGTCGTCGTCGGTGCCCGCTGGCAAGGGGACGTTCATTGTCGTGCCGTCGCCGGTTCCGGCTCCGGTCTCCTCGAGTTCGCCCGTACCGGGGTACAACCCCTCTTCGTGTAGCGAGAAAACGAACACGGACTCGTCGTCATAGAAGATGTCCTGCGTGCCATTGCCATGGTGGACGTCCCAGTCGAGAATGACGACGCGCTCGGCGCCGAGTGATTCCTGTGCGTGTCTGGCAGCGACGGCCGCGTTGTTGATGAAACAAAACCCCATCGCGTCGTCCTCGACGGCGTGGTGGCCAGGCGGCCGTCCGAGCGAGAACGGTGTCTGTCGTCCGTCGGCACCGCCGAGCGCGGCTTCGACGGCCCAACAGGCGAGGCCAGCGCTGTGGCGGATCGCGTCCCAGCTTCCGTCGCTGGCGGTCGTGTCCGGGTCCCACTCACCACCGCCGTCGGCACAGAACTCGGCGACAGCATCGACGTGTTCACGGTCGTGCGCGAGAGCCATCGTCTCCATTGAGGCAGGGGTTCCATCGACGTACGTCACGCCGTGGAGTCGTGAGAGGCGCTGTCGGATCGCCCGAAGTCGGTCCGGCGACTCCGGATGGCGTTGGCCAGGGTCGTGTGCCAGACAGGCCTCGTTGTAGCCAAACTGCATCGGTCACTCAAACAGCGAGAAGTACGTCTCGATGTCGTCGTCGGTGATCGTTCGCCGGTCGGCGTGGTGGGCGAGAATCGCCGCAGCCCGAGCGACGTTGTCGGTGTAATCTTCGAGGATATCCGCGAGCGCGATGCGGGCATCCATAGAGACGCGGTACCGGTCGTCGATTCGGCGTCTGGCGATGCGGTCGACCGGCGCAATGGGAAGTTCGAGCTCGTCGGCGTCGACTGCCGTCTGGACCCCGAAGTCGTCGGCCATCAGGGTCTTTCGCCCGTCCGCAGTCGCCCGTTCTGCGGCGTCGACCGCCAGCTCACTCCCGTGGGTCTGAATTCGCGTCGCGAGTTCCTGTGACGCGTCGGCGCTCACTCGGAGATCGCCCGCGTTCCGCCGGATGATGGTGTCGACCGGCGCGAACGGGAGTTCGACGTTCATGATGTGATAGCTGGAGCTAACGCCCTTAACGCTTTTCGTAAC contains the following coding sequences:
- a CDS encoding heavy metal translocating P-type ATPase: MSQYDPADTPDSHHVHEEQSRDEKPTDRDCPCCRVCGLAAERADRSEKPPARHESREEQHAEHAHEPSDHAHEDLADHDHEAHVDHAGHEEMFKQRFFVCLVLSLPVLYYSPMLQEWFGYAAITFPGSQFVGPVLGTIVFLFGGIPFLRMGAVEVRNREPGMMLLISLAITVAFVYSVAAVAFGIGEPFFWELVTLIVIFLLGHWIEMRSVRRASGALDELAELMPDTAERITEDGETEEVRVDDLTENDLVLVRPGANVPADGVVEEGESNVNEAMVTGESRPVKKEPGDEVIGGTTNRDGSLRVRVTATGEETTLSGIMRLVEEAQQSKSRTQVLADRAAGWLFYAAIAVAAVTAVAWTVAAGFGLTVVERVVTVLVIACPHALGLAVPLVVAINTTMAARNGMLIRDRIAMEEARNLDTIVFDKTGTLTKGEQGVVDVATADDWDEDELLAVMAAAEGDSEHMIAEAIREEADERGLSVPSVREFEALEGRGVRATVEVEAAATPGVDGDSVRDGETVHVGGPNLLRYLDVEPDTDLKAFADEAGERGQGVVYLLRNGEAVGAVALADVIRDESFEAIDALHEMDVEVAMLTGDTEDVARAVSEELDIDTYFAEVLPEDKDKKIVELQDQGKLVAMVGDGVNDAPALTRSDVGIAIGSGTDVAVESADVVLVENDPRDVAHLVQLSRKSYRKMRENLVWAAGYNVFALPLAAGVLAPIGILLSPAIGAVLMSASTVIVAINAQLLRGADLTV
- a CDS encoding SHOCT domain-containing protein — encoded protein: MTTDDSLVRTVLIVIAAILLLPFLMMVVMMPMMGVWGWGHMWDGSMWNGTGATWMWLLMSVVPLLIILGAGYLLYSSIRQSSTQQSDTALEELRTAYARGDISDEEFEERRERLQSKV
- a CDS encoding molybdenum cofactor biosynthesis protein MoaB, with the translated sequence MPTDDSRRQTDEHGHDVIDPLYVAIVTVSSSRADESDPDDPGGDTIRDCFEAEGHDVRERALVRDDYAAIRTAVRGFVARDDVDVVLTTGGTGVTADDVSPDAVRPLFERDLPGFGELFRSLSWDEVGTRAMASRATAGIAVDTPVFCLPGSTNACRTACEELIVPEAPHLAGLATSHRSG
- the cca gene encoding CCA tRNA nucleotidyltransferase — protein: MTADEADLETVVARVHERVDPDGDERAAMDTIAETLRERAERAATALCPNADVLQVGSTARGTWISGDRDIDVFVRFPPELDRETLAEYGLEVGHATLPEGHEEYAEHPYVSGTYDGFDVDIVPCFRLERATEIRSAVDRTPFHTQYLREQLTAELAADVRVTKQFMKGIGVYGSNLRTRGFSGYLTELLVCEYGGFRPLLTAAADWHPPVRLDPEAHGQAEFDDPLVVIDPTDPERNVAAVCAPENVARFQHYARTILENPRIELFEPRSPEPLSADQVRAEIERRETTPVAIRFDTPDLVDDQLYPQLRKSRQGIVSGLDERGFDVVRSAAFANESAAVLVELAVTDRPRIEHHDGPPVHVREHAEGFYDAYADDTTAYGPFIDGDRYVVERPREFTTAQEFLASDRLLDVGLGAHVATALEEGYEVLVGSETVELASTFGHELAVYFDPRP
- a CDS encoding histone deacetylase, with protein sequence MQFGYNEACLAHDPGQRHPESPDRLRAIRQRLSRLHGVTYVDGTPASMETMALAHDREHVDAVAEFCADGGGEWDPDTTASDGSWDAIRHSAGLACWAVEAALGGADGRQTPFSLGRPPGHHAVEDDAMGFCFINNAAVAARHAQESLGAERVVILDWDVHHGNGTQDIFYDDESVFVFSLHEEGLYPGTGELEETGAGTGDGTTMNVPLPAGTDDDDYVAIVDGPVATAIESYDPDLILVSAGFDAHRHDPISRIRLTTEAYALLADRMRSLAETTGADLAFLLEGGYGLEVLADSVATIHETFDGREPVEPANEVSDGTLELIEAVQDVHDRSS
- a CDS encoding NFYB/HAP3 family transcription factor subunit; its protein translation is MNVELPFAPVDTIIRRNAGDLRVSADASQELATRIQTHGSELAVDAAERATADGRKTLMADDFGVQTAVDADELELPIAPVDRIARRRIDDRYRVSMDARIALADILEDYTDNVARAAAILAHHADRRTITDDDIETYFSLFE